The following coding sequences are from one Melospiza melodia melodia isolate bMelMel2 chromosome 2, bMelMel2.pri, whole genome shotgun sequence window:
- the NDP gene encoding norrin, translated as MLYLPLLLPARSSSTMGNHVLAASISMLSLLVMMGDTDSKTESSFLIDSDPSRCMRHHYVDSISHPLYKCSSKMVLLARCEGRCSQTSRSEPMVSFSTVLKQPFRSSCHCCRPQTSKLKAMRLRCSGGMRLTATYRYILSCHCEECNS; from the exons ATGCTCTACCTCCCTCTGCTGTTACCAGCGAGAAGTTCCTCGACAATGGGAAATCATGTACTCGCAGCTTCGATTTCCATGCTCTCGCTGCTGGTGATGATGGGAGACACGGACAGTAAAACAGAGAGCTCCTTCCTCATCGACTCCGACCCCAGCCGCTGCATGAGGCACCACTACGTGGACTCCATCAGCCACCCTCTCTACAAGTGCAGCTCCAAG ATGGTGCTGCTGGCCCGCTGCGAAGGCCGCTGCAGCCAGACGTCGCGCTCGGAGCCCATGGTGTCCTTCAGCACGGTCCTGAAGCAGCCCTTCCgctccagctgccactgctgccggCCCCAGACCTCCAAGCTGAAGGCCATGAGGCTGCGCTGCTCGGGGGGCATGCGGCTCACGGCCACCTACCGCTACATCCTCTCCTGCCACTGCGAGGAGTGCAACTCCTAG